A genome region from Brachymonas denitrificans includes the following:
- a CDS encoding aspartate carbamoyltransferase catalytic subunit yields MRPSRNPQLNKNGELIHLLSPEGLSRDILTHILDTAAQFVSVSDREVKKVPLLRGKSVFNLFFENSTRTRTTFEIAAKRLSADVFNLDIARSSTAKGESLLDTIANLSAMAADIFVVRHSESGAPYLIAQNVAPHVHVINAGDGRHAHPTQGLLDMFTIRHYKGDFTKLRVAIVGDVLHSRVARSDIHALNILGCPEVRVVGPQTLAPDSFGPMGVRVFNNLEEGIQDCDVVIMLRLQNERMSGALLPSSQEYFKSFGLTPEKLQRHARPDAIVMHPGPINRGVEIDSAVADGKHSVILPQVTFGIAVRMAVMSIVASHDA; encoded by the coding sequence ATGCGCCCGTCCCGCAACCCGCAGCTCAACAAGAACGGCGAGCTGATCCATCTGCTGTCGCCCGAAGGCCTTTCGCGCGACATCCTCACCCACATTCTCGACACCGCCGCGCAGTTTGTCAGCGTGAGCGACCGCGAGGTCAAGAAGGTGCCGCTGCTGCGCGGCAAGAGCGTGTTCAACCTGTTCTTCGAGAACAGCACGCGCACGCGCACCACTTTCGAGATCGCGGCCAAGCGCCTGAGCGCGGACGTATTCAACCTCGACATCGCGCGCTCCTCCACCGCCAAGGGCGAGAGCCTGCTGGACACCATTGCCAACCTGAGCGCGATGGCGGCCGACATCTTCGTGGTGCGCCATAGCGAAAGCGGCGCGCCCTACCTGATCGCGCAGAACGTGGCACCGCACGTGCACGTGATCAACGCCGGCGACGGCCGCCATGCGCACCCGACGCAGGGCCTGCTCGACATGTTCACCATCCGCCACTACAAGGGCGATTTCACCAAGCTGCGCGTGGCCATCGTGGGCGACGTGCTGCACTCGCGCGTGGCGCGCAGCGACATCCATGCGCTCAACATCCTGGGTTGCCCGGAAGTGCGCGTGGTGGGGCCGCAGACGCTGGCGCCGGACAGCTTCGGCCCGATGGGCGTGCGCGTGTTCAACAACCTGGAAGAGGGCATCCAGGATTGCGACGTGGTGATCATGTTGCGCCTGCAGAACGAGCGCATGAGTGGCGCGCTGCTGCCGAGCAGCCAGGAATACTTCAAGAGCTTCGGCCTCACGCCCGAGAAGCTGCAGCGCCATGCCAGGCCCGATGCCATCGTGATGCACCCGGGCCCGATCAACCGCGGCGTGGAGATCGACTCCGCCGTGGCCGATGGCAAGCACAGCGTGATCCTGCCGCAGGTGACCTTCGGCATCGCGGTGCGCATGGCCGTGATGAGCATCGTTGCCAGCCATGACGCCTGA
- the pyrR gene encoding bifunctional pyr operon transcriptional regulator/uracil phosphoribosyltransferase PyrR, whose amino-acid sequence MTDSTPATGALMLDAEALYQTLARQIERIRTPETQFAGITSGGAWLAQRLQQDWGLGPVGTISTAMHRDDFAKRGLAVTAQTQMPFEVDGAHIIVLDDVLYTGRTVRAALNEIFDYGRPASVKLAVLVDRGGRQLPVEADIAAARLQLAPGQSLALARADDGSFSFRLKPSK is encoded by the coding sequence ATGACCGATTCCACCCCCGCCACCGGCGCCCTGATGCTCGACGCCGAAGCCCTGTACCAGACCCTGGCACGCCAGATCGAGCGCATCCGCACGCCCGAAACGCAGTTTGCCGGCATCACCTCCGGCGGCGCCTGGCTGGCGCAGCGCCTGCAGCAGGACTGGGGCCTGGGCCCGGTCGGCACCATCTCCACCGCCATGCACCGCGATGACTTTGCCAAGCGCGGCCTGGCGGTGACGGCGCAGACGCAGATGCCGTTCGAGGTGGACGGCGCCCACATCATCGTGCTGGACGACGTGCTCTACACCGGCCGCACGGTGCGCGCGGCGCTCAACGAAATTTTCGACTACGGCCGCCCCGCCAGCGTGAAGCTGGCCGTGCTGGTCGACCGTGGTGGTCGCCAGCTGCCCGTCGAGGCCGATATTGCCGCCGCCCGCCTGCAGCTCGCGCCCGGCCAGTCGCTGGCGCTGGCACGTGCCGACGATGGCAGCTTCAGCTTCCGTCTCAAGCCCAGCAAATAA